The Manihot esculenta cultivar AM560-2 chromosome 8, M.esculenta_v8, whole genome shotgun sequence genomic interval ctaacgtgcccccctaaactatcccacgttcagcggccgaacctggaaatgcctccatggtccttttcattcaaaactcagtttctttcttacttaaaatcatataatacatgaaaacattttacaaaaacatgattttaccttactagaggtttccgacatccgagatcccaccggatggtaggaattccgataccgaagtctagccgggtattacaggaggaGTAACAGTCTCGATTGAAGAAGAAGTGGAATTCGATGAGGGCTGCGAAAGAGATGAGGTTAGTTGATCATTTGTTGACACGGTGGTCTGTAAGTCAGTAGTAACAGTAGGAGAGAGAGACGAAACTATCGTGGGTGTAAACGGAATATTCGTTGAAATAGAATAAGAAAATGGAACATTATACCAATATGATGAAGATAAGGACTCTGGAGATTGTtgagttggaaaaggaaaaatttTCTCTAAAAATAAAACATGATGGGACTCAATATACCTATTTTGACTAATATTATACCAAATGTATACACTTTTGTTTGAAGAGTAATTAAGAAAGACATATGTAATAGACTTAGTATCAAACTTAGAGTGCACATAGGGCCTTAAACATGGATAACACAGACACCAAACATACATAGAGACTGATAATTTGGTGATCGACCAAACAATTTTTTATAGAGAGACACATAATTGAGAACTGATGTAGGCATACGGTTGATTAGATAAGTTACTGTTTTAAAAGTAAAGGTCCAAAAGGAGGATGGTAAACTAGCCGTTTGTAACAATGTAAGACCAGTTTCAACCAAATGTCAATGACAGCATTCAGCTGCACCATTATGTGGGGGTGTGTGTGAGGTTTGTAAATGATTTATACAAGATTTCTGAAAGTATTTCTTAAGAGCAACATACTCACCATCCCCATCTGtataaatagtttttattttataattaaaggcatttttgataaatttttgaaatactgaacaaatttcataaatatcatattttgcctttaaaaaatataaccaaATATATTTTGTGTAATGGTtcacaaatattatataataaagaaAACCATTGAAGAATGAACTGGAGCAGGTCCCCTTAAATTTGAATAAAGAAGTTCAAGAGGATGAGTATTAATTAAAGAAGAAATACCAAATGGGACCCTCTGGCTTTTATTACAATGACAAAGATCGCACACGCTTTCCTTAATAATAGATAAGGGAAGAGAAAATttcgataaaataaaattaaagattttcgAATTGGGATAACCAAAACGTTGATACCACGACACAGATAAAAGACAAACATAATGACAGCCAGAAAACACCAAATTTTGAAACAGCCTGGGCTTATAAAAAGACACCAAATTTTGAAACAGCCTGGGCTTATAAAAAGATTGGTCAAGCAAGCCTTAGGCTAGAGTCTCCCTCGTAGATTAATCCTTTATGAGATAAAAccgagaaaaaaattaaataaaacttgATTAGAATTACAAAATTGAGGAATACATATAAGATTTGTTTGGATTTTTGGTACAAACAGCATATTGGAAAGATAACAAAACTTGGAAGGTAAAGGAAAAATACCAAAACTAACATGAGTAATAGACAAACTTGAACCATCCGTGAACTGCAATTCATCATTCCCATCATATGGAGCATGAAGTGAGAGATTGCACAAGTCATTCGTCAAATGGTACGAAACTGCAGTATCGAGCAACCATGGAGAATCACCATGCTGCCGTGTACTCACACAATTTGCTTGCAGCCGTTGAGTCAATAAAGGCTAAAAAAATTCTTAGTTTTGAAACACTATCTAAGAGTATAGCCATATCATTCACAAAACTGATATTAAACTTTTGACCAAGAGCCTTGATTACTATCGAATCCACCAGATTTGGATTTACCATTCGAATATCCCTTCGATTGATTAACAACAAGAACATATACAATACCAGTATATTGTCGACCATAGGAGCCTTGTTTGTATGAAGACTTGTTATAGTTCGACTTTCGAACATGATTAGTAGTAATCAAAGCAACCTCATGACGAATCAATCTGCTTCGGATACAATTCATGAGCTAATAGTTTGTCTTAAAGCTCATTAAAGGAAATTATAGTATCGCGCGTATAAATGGCAGCAGCAACCACAACAAAAGTCTTAGTATCAGCAACCACATTCATAACAGAAAACGAGAGTTAAGAtcaaagagcagcaagaattaATTGATCTTGACACTCTCAACATTCGTAATCTAGATTGGGAACCTATTTTCCTTCTTGAGTAATAAATGTAGGAGGAATTTGGACATAGTACTCAGAACATATCCCATAAGACCTTTAAGTAGTGGAGAAACTTGAACTCTCCATGTCGGATAGTCTGTAACTGTAAGGTTTAATGAAAACTGACTACCGTTGATGAATACAAGAGAACGAACGGATGCATGAGCAACATTTGTTATACTATTACACGCCATAATTGAAacgaaagaaataaaaaaaaaaaagagagattttTCGAATCAGGCTTTGATACtataaagaaattttatcagaatgaaaatttactttatttttaatatgagtGTGGTATAAATAGATATAAGAGAATTTAATATACAAAGATTTCAATCAATACAAAGCTAACGGAGttataataaaagataaatttaagTGGTTGATTTTAATTGTGATTCTAAAATCGAATCAATATTATCACTAATAGAGTTAtaactgaaaaataaatttaaatagttgattttaattataattttaaaattgaaccaaTATTATTTCTAACACGGACCACAACACTATTACCACCACCACATCCATTGATGCCTGTGCGGACTCAATGATTTGATAAGCGCAAGGATTCATGAGTTGATATCTCGTTTTCCATTTCCAGAAATTTCAGTCAATTTTCATTGCATGCAAAAGAAGACTCtgtaaagtataattttttcaatGCCTCAAGTTAATCTGAGTAACTTCATGGATGTAGTTTGGGTGGTTCAATCAGGATGGAGAGAGCGGAGGAAAATGAGGtttttaaaataagattttctttattattattttttaattttatggaatagaaaaggaaatttgagattttcaaaatcttttaaaagatattattaaataattatggattattaataattttaaatttacatttCATTATTATACGAAATTGTTCATTAATTTATTGGTCCAACACAtaatctaaaataaattaaatttatttaaacttataTACTCCTATTTATAAGGAGATGCTTTGATAAAAAGTAAGAGTAAACCTTATCTTTTTTTATgcttcaaatttcaaaattttcttatATTGAGATTCAGTCGAAAGGAGATTAGAGATGAATATTATGTCGATTCggttaaatcgaactgaataaattaaaaattaaaattttaatatttataaaaatcaaactgaattgattttgatcagaaatcgaatcgaatcgaatctgtctgattcagttcgattcaattcaatttgatcaatttgaatttttaataaattttttactttttacactttatttttaatattttaaaatttaattaaaatattttatcttatatgatttaatctctttatattattgaaaataatatattattatcactaaatcagttcggtttgattttttttataaaaatcaaatcgaatcgaaataattaaaatttttaaaattaaaaattaaactgattcaaaatgaataaaaaataaaccgaataattaattcaatttgattaatttttttgatttcaaTTGAATTCTGCTCACGTCGAAGAGAGGTGATATAAATTGTTGTATTATATTTGCTTTACCTTTCATTCCTCTATTTCTAttatcactttttatttttcattaaccaTCCGGTCCCAAGCATGAATGTTTTCAGTTATTACtctctttatcttttattttttcattaatttttttttttattacattcaAACGCAATGCAgaagataaatattttatttaataataattttaaatataatatctaGTATCTTAAATCAGTTAATACATTAATATTTAGAAGTTGAAGGtgtattatgaaaaattatttcttgTAATATTTAATTGATTATATTAAGACAATTATTAACCTAATTCTATTTTcatatcataatttttatttattttattttttcagatattaagaaatataaattttttaattatattattttaaataaatattttaattttttttaaataaaataaaattataatagttcatttatatattattataatttaaaaaaatacattaaataataaaaattatgaaaaaaagatatttttgaaaaataatgttatattatttctttcttttttccatcttttataattaatataattattttttatttattataattttaattaaatatattgttTCATTTAAAAATGTAAGTACCACGTAGATCCAtaaaaaaaatgtgaaaattGTAAATGTAGTTTGAGAAAGTGTCTGTTAAGCGCTTAAAATGAATATGAAATTAGTTTTCGTGTTATGaatcaatgaaaaaaaaatcacatcaaTGGATGAATTTAAAacgtttaaaaataaaatcatttattaattaaataaataccgAAAAATTCAGTAAGTAACTATAAGCTATGGTGCACCGCACGATACTAGGAtgctttttattattaaaattttttaccaaattattttttataatattttattaacaattatttcataattttattattttaaaattattatttatttttttagattataataatattcactattataatactatttaattttatagtatttttaataatttttttaaaaaaaaattaatatccataaaaattgtttttattatttttttcatctaGATATACATAATGATTGAAACAAATATATCAATTCATAGTTAAAATATATTAGAATGGGATAAAAttgtcatattaaaaaaataaaaaagtataaattataaaaatttagccaACAGtgaaaatgaaaaggaaaaaattaaaataataacagtaaaataagttaaataaacaattaagtgaatataaacaaataaaataaaataaaaaactcatATACgtggttaaaatttaaaataaatttcaaacttaaaaaattaaaaatattaacatgCGACATAATCTTGtgtaaaatactttttaaaacatataaaataaataaaaatataaaaatatatttaaaaaaaaaaaggaagaaaagccaaTTTTTTTAAAGGTATTTGGGAATGGAGTGTGACGTGTACTGAAATCATAGGTGGTCCTTTGATACTTTTCGTATTAAAAAGTGTAAacagtatttttaaaaaagaaagaaaaataaagaaaataataggaaaaatgtatttaaaaaaaataaagtggaaAGAGACAGGtgaaatatctttaaaataatcTACTGGAATTTAAagtatatttattagaaaatacactttttaaaattttatttattgaaaaatataacataaatgtgtttataatttttttcaagaaATATGTTTgtctttaaattataaaaataatatttataatataattttaaatataataaattaaaatataaattgataagcttattaaatttaattaagaaaatataatttttcaaaaactaGCTAAATGAGTTACTTTTTTTGATATGAGagaagtaaaatattttatttttatgaagttaatttaattatcaaattaaataagttaaatttttgtactactttaactttttaaatttatttgatttaattgttGGACATAACtaataattgataattaatttaagtgtttaataaattatataaccgATATTGTTGATAcgtaaaagatattttaaaagtttagtttTATTAGTAAGTTATCTATTATTTATCAGGTGCATCAAACATCTCTTTAACTTATTAGAAAGATGTTCTCTTTTTAACTTCCTCAAATAGCAAGAATCTTATCATTCTATCAATTTCCCATGTACCTCCAATCTTCTTTTTgctcataaaataaaatatctcgGAGGACCTTTAAACCTTCTTATATAGTTGTCATTTATTTGCTTCAAAATGGTTTTATGTGGCCTAGATGTTGTGATTATATAGGCCATTGTTAATGGTTTTATTCCTTATAAGTTATTAGATCGTtggcaaaattttttatttgaccaaaatattttcttttattttctatatcgaattttaaaacaagtgaatttacaaaatagagaaaaaagGGTTATGAGTCTTTTGGGATATCTCTTGTAGAATTCTTCTCACGCTTaagtgaaatttaaaaatttagagttaaaatttttttactagaaattacaaaaaagaaaaaagccaagagaagagaaagaagaaaatgaagaaaagaaaTGAGGAGAAAACTCACTTGTTAAGGTGTACtggatcaaaataaaaaaatttcaacaccTTAACTAACACAATTTATGTAAATATGTGATAATATATTTTAGTAAGagacattatttaatttaaataaatttataattttcatatgTTATTACTGTCCTATCTTTAACAAATTTTATTCTATAGCCTAGAGATTATTTGCAAATTTTCCCAATGCTTCAGTAGAAGGAGATCCTCCGTGTAATTATTTTTAGTGCTATGTGGTGATGTATGTACTCATGGAAGTAAAAAACTTATAATTCCATCTCTCTTTTCACCACCGGAACATCATCCAGGTCATGTTGATGGGTTTCTAGGATTGAGttaatttgttttgtttttaattCTTTCAACTTTGAAAATCTACCCCTTCCCCTTTAATAGAATTTACTACCATTggagagacaaaaaaaaaaaaaaaaaacaaatgaaaGCAAATCAAGCATAGATGAGAAAATATGCGTCCCAAAGAGGGTCAAATCTGTCATTTCCAATGGATGAGTTACCAATtgcaattcaaaaaaaaatattaaaaggtTTTCTCTAAGAACTGTAAAAAAGGCGGAAATTAGGGGTCATAGGACTCGAATTCTGATCTACTAAATGAGTGTTACTGGACAAGACAAAATTAGGGCAAAAGGTTTTATTATatagtaattattaatttaataaaatatactatAAAAGATTGTATTTATGGTTCATGGCCATGCACGTGCCATCCATGCCGCTCATaccataaatattttattcttttctatatacaaattaaaaaaaaatatattttctcccCTCTAACTTACTTCAGTTTATtcgtttattcaaatattaaattagattaaaaaataaaaacaaatatatttGTAAAAAACATGAGTTTTATATTTTGTTAGGGGAATGTAATTattgttaattatatataacCTCCAATGGTAATTAGTAAATAATAgagtattatttattttattttaattgaaatttatattttgtaaataataataataatgtataataaataaataaaaaaagaagataaTCATCAAGGTCATTTTACtttttgttatttatattttaatgaatataCCTATTTTTTTATGGGCCAGTGATGAAAAAGCCCATCACAGGTCCTTATCTATTACCACTTAAATGAAGAACACGTGGTTTTCATGCAGAAGGTATCTCTAATCCTGGGTCCCACATATTATACGATGCAATCTGAGCCGTGAAAATTACATCTTAACTAAAGTATCTCCAAGATCTGGCGTTTATGTATTATCGTGATCCGCTTAAGGAAACAAAATAGTATTACTCCTTAattccttaattaattattaagtaCGATTAGGACTTAATCAATAATTAAGGCTGTTTAAATCTTTCCCACTTAATTTTCCAGGAGACGGCTCGTTGGTTTACCTATATTCCACAAAAGAAGCCATAGCTTATTAGATTCCCGCACCTCCCTACAAGTAAAAAGCAAAATTCTGCCACGACCCAGAGACTTAGAACCCACACAAATATTTTCCTGATCgaaattttcctgtttctgaTCTGGGTTTTTAATTTATCGAGCTTTCATCGGACAGGAGAGTTTGGTTTGCTGAATTTATCGCTTTCACctttgtttatatttttcatttcttaatctACAAGTTTCCAGTCATATATAGAATAGATTATTTAACTACCAGGGTTTTTCGAGGAAGAGGGGTTGAATCAAGCCTTGGCCCCTTCTTCTTTCCATCTGTTGCATTTGATCTTAAGCTAGAACTAGTATAGTGTAACGATGAGGGAAAAGGTGGGATTATTATTGTGTCTGTGGCTTTTGCTTTGCGGGTCTTGCTTGGGTAGGTTTGTAGTTGAGAAGAACAGCTTGAAAGTGACCTCACCAGATTCAGTGAAGGGGGTGTATGAATGTGCAATTGGGAATTTTGGGGTTCCTCAGTACGGAGGGACTTTAGTTGGGACTGTGGTTTATCCAAAAGCCAATCAGAAGGCGTGCAAGGCATTCGATGAGGTGAATATCTCCTTCAAATCGAAGCCTGGAGGGTTACCCACTTTTCTCCTTGCCGATCGAGGAGGTGAGCTTCTTTACTTTTGTGTCTTCAACGGTTTGTGCTTCACCTTTGATTCCTAAATATACATATCGATAGATAAGTGTGATTCTTTTGGATGGTCTTAACTTTATTGGAATTCGTAGTTTCTATTTTTACGTCATCTTTGCTTATAAGTTatcatttatttgatttttgctTTAGTGTTAGTGTTACTGGTTTTGTATGATTTTGTGGCCATTTAGTTGACTGCTACACTGCTTGACAGCCAATTGCTCTTCTAACAAATATTCTAGTAAATTTTCTTGTGTGTTTTCAATTTTAAGAGGATGTATGTGGCTAAATATTCTTCAACTTTAAATTTgagcacttttttttttctttgaaaaataaaaaattccccTTCACATTGGTATACTGCTGATGAAATTTTGGGGCCTTAGTGTTGTAATAAACGTGATAAATGATTACCTATTGTAATACCATTAAATTAATAGTTGTATTGGTTATATTAAAAGGAAAATTTTCTTCAGATACTATGAAAatttttaacagaaaaaatGTCCTGAAAATGTTCTGACAGCAATAATTAGtaggagaaaaaagaaaaagacaaagaTAAGGGGCCGTGTAATCTAAATTGACAAATTCATCTTGTTTATAGTATTCTTATTTTATTCTGCAAGGATAAGCGGCATCTTTTCATTAAGAGACGCAAATAGTGTACATAATCAAGTAGTTCTGGTAGGTGTTAGTAATATTCAGCTTCCAGTTTACCTTTTCGTTGATTGCATGAAATATAAGCATTAGCACAACATTAACATTGGAATAGAATGGCTTAGTTTATTATACTCATTTTTCTCTTGGACTACATTGCAAAATACTCTTTCTGTCCACTTCTATCTATCACTCTTGGGAAGTTGATTTATCTAAAATTCTCTCTCCTTTTGAGAAGATTAACgagtattaataattttttccagtTTTACCCTTATCTCtactaaatataatatttgctTTTACAATTTTCTAAAACCTATCTTATCATTTACTTTTCTCTCTCGTAATTATCCCACTCTTTTGTTGATAGATTAATGGAGAGAGAATTATTGAAATAGAAGTAATTAAGTGAgataaaggtttttttttttttgaaaagtaaAGATACTTTATATTAATGAATATCATGAGCTAATACATCAAAAAGAAAAGTTGGTTGCAATAGCTCCACTCTTCTCAAACTGAGATGCAAGCAGCGGCTCTAGCAAGAGTGTGACCATATATGATCGCAGTTTCTTGGTAAACACTAATGAGACTGCAGAAATGTCGAATATAAGAGCTTGGATGTTTTATACGATTTATCCCAAATAAGGCCATTGTCTTTTGCTGAACATACCAACTGCAATGAATTTGTTTCCACAATTACATGATGCAGACTATTGCTTCACGCACAGCCAAGGCTTCCGCAAGCAAGGGAGAGAAGCTACCATCAACATCACACATACCTCCATGCAGAAAACAGCCTGGTTCATTACAGATCAGCCATCCTAGAGGGTGTTTGGCTTAACTTATGAAATTTAGCTTATAAGCATCAAGTGCTTATAAGTTAATTTGAGCATAagctattttttaaataagggtatatgttgtaattttaaatttttaataaggaTACTATAGTAATTTAATTGGTCAAATAAGCTTATGAGCGGGGTGCATATAAGCACTAAGATAAAAAGCCATAGGACCAGCTTATTTTTTTGTGCTTATAAGCTGCTTATATTccccctttttttatttttttatttatttttataaactgCTTATAAACTTGATACATTGTTATAAATAAACGggtcatttaaattttaaagcttATAAAACCCCAGTTCCATTTGATGGCACAGCTGCATATTTGTTACATTTAAGAAAACCGGGAGGTTTAGCCCAAGTAACCACCAGTGATGCAACACACATAGCAGAAGCAACAAGATTAAGCTTCTTAGCACAAAACCATTATGTATAATTTATGTGATTTAATTGTTTTCTTAATCACCATGCAAAAATCTTAAATGATGGAGAAAAGTGGATGGAGGGAGTTCCAAACATTACAAAATTTTTGCCCTTTCATCATTATATGGATTCATGACTGTCTTTTATAATTGATTGCCTGCTTATTCTGAATTATCTTTGTAGATTGTTACTTCACCCTGAAGGCCTGGAATGCTCAAAATGGTGGAGCAGCAGCTATTCTGGTTTCAGATGACAAGAATGAGCCATTGATTACAATGGACACCCCTGAAGAAGAAAATGTTAATGCTGATTATCTGCAAAAGATCAATATTCCATCAGCCTTAATCAGCAAGTCCTTGGGAGACAGTATCAAGAAGGCTCTGTCTAGTGGGGAGATGATTAACATCAATCTTGATTGGAGAGAGGCTCTTCCACATCCTGATGAGCGCGTTGAATATGAGTTCTGGACAAATAGTAATGATGAGTGTGGGCCAAAGTGTGACAGTCAGATGGAGTTTGTCAGGAACTTCAAAGGTGCAGCTCAGATACTTGAGCTGAAGGGTTACACTCAATTTACCCCACACTATATAACATGGTATTGCCCAGAGGCATTCGTTCTCAGCAAACAATGCAAATCCCAGTGCATAAACCATGGTAGGTATTGTGCTCCAGATCCTGAGCAAGACTTTAGTAGAGGATATGATGGAAAAGATGTTGTGGTTCAAAATCTACGTCAGGCTTGCTTCTTTAAAGTGGCCAATGAAAGTGAGAAGTCATATCTTTGGTGGGATTATGTGACTGACTTTGCAATTCGTTGTCCAATGAAAGACAAGAAATATACTAAAGAATGTGCAGATGAAGTCATTAAATCTCTTGGTAGGTCATTGGTACTTTCATTCTGTGGCTGTTAATTTATCATGTGGGTAAATTTGTGACAATATTTTCATTTAGTCTAGTGGGCACTACTTTGTCATTTCCCCAAAGATTGTCTCTGATTTTGTTGCTACCAGTTATTGCTGtcatttcattattattttgtGGCATTTTCATTTAGATTTTCACGCCCGTGTCATTACTATATATATCCTTTTTAGATCCCACTTTGAGCTTCTCTGCGCTgtatatttgataaatttttgaaattttaccGATGCTATAGGGCCATGCATAATACTGTTCTCATTATGGTACCTTGTTCATGTTAGTTTGTCTTCGTTATttcttattattaatcattaatttcaACCATTTTCCCTTGCTGGTAGCTAACAAAAATTCCACTTATTTGCATTTATGTGCTATAGGAATTTCTGAAAATTGCATGATTTTCCCCTTTTTTCCAGTGCCTTGTTGCATTTTTCCCGATAAGAAAAGCGGTTTATGTTTTTCTGATGCATGCTGCAAGTCTGTAACTGAACAAGCTTCTGATTAGAATCTAACGTTTGTTTTTCACATTTTACTTCAGGTGTTGACCTCAAGAAGATTGACAAATGTATAGGTGACACTGAGGCAGATGTGGAAAACCCAGTCCTTAAAGCTGAACAAGATGCCCAGGTTACACTTAGAAAatataattgttttaatttattggCTTTCCTTGTGAAAGTTTCTTCTGGGTATGctgttaatttttctatattttgatTTGATATTCTGACTTCAGATTGGAAAAGGATCTCGTGGAGATGTGACTATACTGCCAACTCTTGTCATTAACAGCAGACAGTACAGAGGTTTGTGGCAGATATATAAGTGGTTAGCTATCTACTTGCATGATTTGAGTTGTGATCTGTCCTTGTTGCTGGTTTCAGGCAAGTTGGATAAAGGGGCAGTTCTTAAGGCTATTTGTGCAGGTTTCCAAGAGACCACAGAGCCAGCCATATGTTTAAGTGAAGGTCATTATCTCTTGGGCTTTGATCTTTCAATTGAGTTTTATTTCTGTAGTGTGTTTAGAAACTCAAAGAGTTGACACTTGATACCCATCCCATTGAGCTATTTCGCTGTGGGATAGGATTCTCCCATATTTTTTTTCCAGTATATCATATTGCTGTGTATTCCCTTATCAGGGACCTTCCAATTTGAAATGTTTAAGATTGACTAACTATTAGAGTGGGTATAAAATGTGCAGCTGATTTGTTGTATGGAGACTGTTGTGCAGATGGGTTTAATTGTTTCATTGTGAATGATTATTTGTAGACATAGAAACCAATGAGTGTCTGGAGAACAATGGTGGGTGCTGGCAGGACAAGGCTTCTAACCTTACTGCATGCAAGGTATAAGATATGATATCTCAAAACTCTTGCCTTTACTATGCTTGTGTGATGTGTTAATTCCAACATCTTTTTGTTTTGGTTTGGGCCTCCTTTGATGTAGGATACTTTTCGGGGAAGAGTATGTGAATGTCCTGTGGTACGGGGAGTGAAGTTTGTTGGTGATGGTTATACCCATTGTGAAGGTAAATACTTCTAATCCGGTTCCAATTTAAAATGCAACCTTCTTTAAGAATAAAATTTGACTTTAAAACCCATGAAACCTTGAAATCACGTAAGCCGCAAGGTGTGAGACTggcaaaaattatttttacactAAACACATGGTTATGGGCGTGGATTGgattttcagtttttatctaTATGTTTTGGCAGTTAAATACTCTAATAAGCTCGGCACTTTCATGtgaatatatatgcatatattcTCTCTCAAAAGACATATGAAACTATTGGCTTTAGCTGCTTTCTGATATGAATTTAATACGATAGAACTTGTTAGAACCTTCCTTCAAACTCATTAGAACTTGAGTAGGTGGATCTCAGTGTTTCTGAAAGTTTTCAAGCTTCTACAATTACATACTTTTTAGAACCATGTACGCTTGATCTCCATACACTCTGGTTTGCTTGTTTCATTTAACAGCTTCAGGTGCTTTACGTTGTGAAATTAACAATGGCGGATGCTGGAAGCAAACCAGAGATGGCAGGACTTTTTCTGCTTGTGTTGTAAGTGGTCCAACTTGAATTTGATGTACTCATTTTCAACCCTTGCTTATCATTTGTAACTAATTATTACATCGTTACTCTTGTGATTCACATTTCATAGATTATCTGATTTTTTTTAGGAGGATAACTCACAAGGTTGCAAGTGTCCTCCAGGATTCAGGGGTGATGGAGTCAACTCCTGTGAGGGTAAGCTTTCCTTCATTTGGTTTCTACGCCTTCTGTTGTAACAATCATACACATTGGTGTGAGAATTTTTGCACCAATCTAaattatacacagtacccatcTAAATTACacacgttttttttttt includes:
- the LOC110621709 gene encoding vacuolar-sorting receptor 1, with translation MREKVGLLLCLWLLLCGSCLGRFVVEKNSLKVTSPDSVKGVYECAIGNFGVPQYGGTLVGTVVYPKANQKACKAFDEVNISFKSKPGGLPTFLLADRGDCYFTLKAWNAQNGGAAAILVSDDKNEPLITMDTPEEENVNADYLQKINIPSALISKSLGDSIKKALSSGEMININLDWREALPHPDERVEYEFWTNSNDECGPKCDSQMEFVRNFKGAAQILELKGYTQFTPHYITWYCPEAFVLSKQCKSQCINHGRYCAPDPEQDFSRGYDGKDVVVQNLRQACFFKVANESEKSYLWWDYVTDFAIRCPMKDKKYTKECADEVIKSLGVDLKKIDKCIGDTEADVENPVLKAEQDAQIGKGSRGDVTILPTLVINSRQYRGKLDKGAVLKAICAGFQETTEPAICLSEDIETNECLENNGGCWQDKASNLTACKDTFRGRVCECPVVRGVKFVGDGYTHCEASGALRCEINNGGCWKQTRDGRTFSACVEDNSQGCKCPPGFRGDGVNSCEDVDECKEKTACQCPECKCKNKWGSYDCSCGSGLLYMQEHDTCISKDAKAEVSWSFVWIIILGLATTGVAGYAIYKYRIRRYMDSEIRAIMAQYMPLDNQGDIPVHHAPRGDI